In a single window of the Zea mays cultivar B73 chromosome 5, Zm-B73-REFERENCE-NAM-5.0, whole genome shotgun sequence genome:
- the LOC100282041 gene encoding cation cation antiporter isoform X1 yields MRLNKVEVNLIRLLEAAPRQQNQAKLVYYVTTARELLEQLGAETTPEGISSISKAKLSEYSEKIEALASRLAASVPENEKPIIESKDEISYEEAKPESPISLSSGLRRRSTAHAVVGTSHQENKEDIGAPIKLDAEAQAHIEKHRKLQEDLTDEMVELARQLKESSLMMNQSVQETEKILDSTERAVEHSLASTGHATSRAAEVYSLASKTTCFQWLLMFVMTCMFVMVVLLIRIT; encoded by the exons ATGAGGCTCAATAAGGTGGAAGTGAACCTTATAAGGCTGTTGGAGGCTGCTCCACGGCAGCAAAATCAGGCTAAACTTGTCTAT TATGTAACCACAGCGCGGGAGCTGTTGGAGCAGCTAGGAGCTGAGACAACACCAGAAGGGATATCAAG CATTTCAAAAGCTAAGCTTTCTGAGTATTCAGAAAAGATTGAAGCACTTGCTTCCAGGCTTGCTGCTTCAGTG CCTGAAAATGAAAAGCCGATTATTGAAAGCAAAGATGAAATCTCTTATGAAGAAGCAAAGCCAGAAAGTCCAATATCTTTATCATCAGGACTGCGAAGGAGATCAAC AGCCCATGCTGTGGTTGGAACAAGccatcaggaaaataaagaagatATCGGAGCACCGATAAAATTGGATGCAGAAGCTCAGGCTCACATTGAGAAGCATAG GAAGCTCCAAGAAGATTTGACTGATGAAATGGTCGAGTTAGCACGTCAACTGAAGGAAAGTAGCCTAATGATGAACCAATCCGTGCAGGAGACAGAGAAG ATCCTTGATTCTACCGAGAGGGCCGTGGAGCACAGCCTGGCAAGCACAGGCCACGCAACCTCGCGAGCTGCGGAGGTCTACTCGCTGGCTTCCAAGACTACGTGCTTCCAGTGGCTGCTAATGTTTGTGATGACCTGCATGTTTGTAATGGTGGTTCTGCTGATAAGGATCACTTGA